In Pirellulales bacterium, the DNA window CATGGCGCCGGCTGGAGTCGCACGATCCGACAATTCCTTTGTCAGATCACTATCCGGTAATGGCGCGTTTTCGTTGGAAATAATAATGCAGCCGCGCAGGCCGACGCCTGCGCCAGCGAACTACAACAACCAGTTCGGCCGATTCGCGGCGGTCGCCGCCTGGGCGAAGTAAATGTCGGCCAATTTCGCGACATTCGACGTGGGCGTCGACAGCGTAATCCAATTCGAGGCGGCGCTCTGCGTGCTGTTATAGGCGATGACAGCAAAGTAATTGGTCGAGCCTGCCGTCATGCCGCTGATCGACACCGACGTGGTTGTCGCGCTGAAATTCCCGAGCAACACGGCCTGGATGCCATTCCAGTAGATGACTTCATAGCCGGTTGCCCCCGCCACCGCGGTCCAGGAAAGCTTGCCAGCCGTGGCCGACGTCGCCGTGGCAGTCACGCTAGGCGCCGTCAACGAGGCGGCCGCTGGCATGACGACGCTGGCCCAGCCGGACGAAGCCGTGGAGGTCGAGTTGTAGGCCGAGACATAGAAGTAATCGGTCGAACCTGCTGTCAGGCCGCTGATCGTGGCTGTGGTTGTGCCGGCCGCGACGCTGGCCACTTGCACGGCCTGTCCACCCTCGTACTCGTAGACACGGTAACCGGTGGCGCCGGTCACGGCGTTCCAGGACACCTGTGCGGTGGTGCTCGAAGTGGCCGTGGCCGCGACGTTTGTCGGAGCACTGACCTTGACCGTCGTCGCGGCCGGCGTGATTGCCATTACCCAGGAAGTTGCAGCCGACGAGGTCGAGTTGTACGCCGTCACGAAGAAATAATTAATCCCGCCCGGCTTCAAACCACTAATCGTGGTCGAGGTCGCCGAGGCCCCCAGCGAGGCGACCTGCACGGCCTGTCCGCTCACGTATTCGTAGACACGATACCCGGTAGCGCCTGCCGACGCGGTCCAGGAGAGTTGTACGGAGGTCGTCGACGTGGCCGTGGCAGTGAGGTTTTGCGGAGCTGATACCGTTGTCGTTGCGGTTTGCGTCGTTGCTTCGACCCACGAGGTAGCTGCTGTACTAGACGAGTTGTAGGCAACCAGTTCGAAGCTGTACGTGGTGCCGGCCGTCAGATTGCTGATCGTGGCCGAGGTGACGCCAGCGGCATAAGTGCCAACCAGTACCGACTGGCCATTCTCTTGCTCGTACAGGCGATAGCCAGTCTCATTGGTGGACGACGACCAACTGAGACTGATTTGCGTCGTTGAGAGGGCCGACGCCTGGAAATTCGTAGGCGCCGTGGGAGACGACGAAGTTGTACCTGTCCCGCCGGTGCTGCCCGAGGCCCCATAGCTAACGAGGAACGGGACCAGCAGGTTAGCGATCGGACTACCGCGTCCGGTGGCCAGGTCGTAACCGGTACCGGCCGATTCGAATTCGGTGCTGCCTGTGGTGATATCGTGGAAGTCGCTTGCCGGTGCGGCGTAGATTGCGGCCAGCGTCTGCGACGCGCCGTTCAAAGTACCAGAGCCGGCCAGCGCCCGCCCTTGATCCGCGATGGCGATCAGGGCGGCCCATTGCGGCGCTCCGGCGCTAGTGCCACCGATGCTGACCCAACCATGATCGGGGCCATACGTGTCGTAGACCGCCATGCCAACGCCGGCATTGTACGCCACGTCAGGGACGTCACGGCCCGCGAACTCTTGGCTCACTCCGCCGCCACCGCTCCAGGTTTGCCCACCACTGGTGGTTGGCGTCCAGGCCGTTTCGCTGGTGATCGATCCACTCGAGGTCAGGTGCAGATCCGTGCCGCCAACGGCCAGCACGTTCGGAGATTCAGCCGGGAAGTTCGGCTCACCGTCATCGCCACTGGATGCGACGAAGGTGATTCCCTGATGACCGCTGGGGGTGACCAGGTATTTCGAGCTGAGGCTTTGATCGTTCGCGGCGTTCGCGAGGCTATCGTCGCTTCCCCAGCTCATCGAGATCACCGACACGGCTGCCTGTTGACGAGCCCAATTGACGGCTGCAAACAGATTGGCATCCGACGCGTCGTTCGCTTCGACGAGAACGATGTTTGCACCCGGCGCGATTGCATGTGCCCACTCGACATCCAGGGCGATCTCTCCCTCCCAACCCTGGCTGGGATCGGTGCCAGGGAGCGTGCTGCCGCCACTTTGATTAACGACTTTGAAACTGGGAGGCGCGGCAATACCCATGGCCGAGTCGAAGGCCGCCAGGTCCGAGGCGATATTCGGATCGTTATAGGCATCGATGATGGCGATCGTTTGGCCGGTGCCGTCGGCCGATGTCGAGCCGAACGACAGGCTGCTGATGCCGTAAGCAGCCTTGATCTGAGCCGGGGTATAGCCCGAAATGCCGCTCGAAGCGGCCGGTATCTCGATGTAATCCGTATGTGCCGTGGCCGTGGCGGTCAGGAGGGTTCGTACCTCCAACTCTTCCAGGCGAAGGACGCGGCCTTTACGGCCCTTATTGACGAGTGAATTGCGCGATCGGTGCTGTCGAGCCATTGTGAAGTAACCTGTCCCTATGCCAACCCCTTCAAGGTTTTTCAACGCCTACGTGCGTCGCCGGCCCGATCGGACGACTTTGACTTCGATGCGACATCAGACATTTCTGCCGACATCGCGAGATTCTCATTCCTCGTGGTCGATTTACAACTGTTAGAGCCGCGTGCGCGACTACGAAACGTGCGGTCGCGGCATTACCTGCGATTCATGCGTTGGACAGCATGCGTACGTGTCCATCGCATTTGCAGATCGCTTTTCGCGAATGCTGATTGCGGATTTACACCTCGATCGTTGCGTGCTAGCGACAATGCCGCCCCGCTCACGGCATACACGAACCGCCAAGCAATCGCCGTTGCCCAATAGCTGAAGCTCGGCACGCTGAAATTGCGGCGGCCGAAGTTCGAAATGCCCCATCCCCCTCGCAAGAGACGACGCAGGACCATGTCATGGTTCCTTAGCCGGCAGAAAAGTGGCCGGCCAGAACACTCCCCTGGTTCCGTTAACTGGCTTTTTGCGACGATACCGATCGACATAACGATTGTCCAGCAAGTTGATGGTTTCTTACGTGATCTTAAGCTGCGCGAATGGCGTCTTAATATTCCGCAAATGTTCGTGCCGGAGAGTAACGATTTTCCGGGCCCAGGGTGTGCAATCGCCTCTAGTACAGAAACGCATCCTCCGGCGAATGATGCAGTTCGAACGAAATCGCCTCGCCGATCAGTTGTTGCCACGCTTGCAATTGTGTTGGCGACAGCACGGTCAAAATTTCCACCACGGTTTGCTTCATTGTGTCGCTGATTTCTCGCGACCGCGGCGGACCATGTCCCGGGCCGCCGCCAAAGTCGTGATAGTGATCGTGGAACGGTGGCTTGTGATCGAATCGTGATTTGCGTTCGAAGTCTCGGCGCTCGTCGGCGGATCGTTCATCGTCTGCGTCGTCCGCGAGCGGCACTTCAAAGGCGACGCGCCCATCGTCCACGGCTATGGCCGTCGACGTTTCACCAGTTCGAGGTTGCGGTGCCGCGCTCCCCCGCGCCGATTTAGGCATCTTTGGTTTTGGGGGCGGCCCGTCGTGCCAGTCAGGCGGGCCACCACCACCCGGAAATGGATGGTCGCGCATTTCGCCTCCTCGGCGATGCGGTGCGTGCTTCTCGATGATGTCCACGATCTGCTTGCGCTGATCGGTCGACAACGCGAGCACTTCAATGACCTCGGGGCGTTTGAAGGCAAAGGGCCCTTGCTGCTGCAGCGAAATCTGCCGAAGCCTTTTCATCCGCGCCGAACCCACGACGTCGGTGATTTGCATTTCGTGCAAGCGCAGAGTCTCGGCCAACTCGTGCTGCCGCTGTTCGCGATTGAGCTGGGGATCGTTCGCCGTTTCGGCTCGCTGTGACCAGAGCTGATCGATCAAAGCCTCGACCTTAGGACGCTGTGCGGGATCGATCTCCAGTTCTTCCTGCACGCGTTCATCGGTCAGCAACATCAGCGGGCGGACGCTGCTTAGCGCTGATAGTTCGTCGATGATTTTTGAAACCCACTGCCGGCTCGCGGCCAACTCGGCTTGGACGGCACCGTCGTTACGATGACGCTCGAGGAACGTCTCGTAATAATCCAAGGCGGTTTCCAGGAACTTGCGCCGCAACTGATACATCGACGGTTTGCTAACCAGTTCCTCTTCGCCCAGTTGCGTGAAGGTGTCGACAGCCTGCCGTGCTTGCAGGAAGCTTCGCTCAGCCGCGGCCCGCTCCTCGACCACCCGCTGATAGGCGATCTTGGTCTTGGCATGCTCGCGGGCGATCAAAATCGTGCTCGCCAAAAAGCCGACGGACGTGATCACCAGCAGCAATATGCCCGCCGCCACCAGGGGTTTGTGACGGCGCGCCCATTTCACCAACCGGTCCAAGGCGCTCGGACGCCGGGCTTGAATCGGTTGATGTTCGAGAAACCGCTGCAGATCATCAGCCATGGCCTGCGCGGTCGCATAACGATCGCCGGGCGCTTTGGCCATTGCTTTCAGTAAGATCGTCTCCAGATCGAGCGGAATCGACGGATCGATCGTGCGTGGCGAAACAGGCTCGGCAATCGCGATCTGTCGCACCAGGACCCGACCATCCGAATCGTCGAAGGCCGGCGTCAAGGTCAACATCTCGTACAGCGTGACCCCGAGCGAATAGATGTCGGTGCGATGGTCCAGCAGGACACGCTTGCCGGTCGCCTGCTCGGGACTCATGTAACGAATTGTGCCCGGCAGATTGCCCGTCAGCGTCAAGCCACCTTCGGCTTGAAACTGTGCGAGCCCGAAATCGGTGATCCACAGCTTGCCTCGCTCGTCGAGGAGCAGATTGCCTGGCTTGACGTCACGATGAATCACGCCCATCTGGTGCGCATGCTCAAGCGCTTCGGCCGCTTGCACCCCCAACCGGGCCGCGGTTTGGAAATACGAGGTCCGCGATGCCTTGCGCTCGGCCGAGCGGCGTCCCGTGAAGGGGGCCGTGTCTTGAGCAAACGCGGTGTCGCGGTCGTGTTTGACCGGATTGGCTGGCGATTCAGGGCGGCGGTGCCGCGCGCCTGCTGCTGCAGCGGATGGTCCTTCGGCTTTGACGATCACCCAGTCTTCGGTCTGCCTGGCATCCACGGCGCCGGGCTGTCCGTTCTCACCACGCGCGGCGTGCGCCATTTCCACAATTACGGCCGATAGCGTTTTCCCTTCGATCAACTGCATGGCGTAGAAATGGACGCCACGCTCGCAACCGACGGCATACACCGGCACGATGTTCGTGTGGTGCAGTTGCGCCGCGGCCTGGGCTTCGTTCTTGAATCGCTGCAAACGCGTCGAGTCTAACGCGGATGCGAATGGCAGCACCTTCAAAGCTACGCGCCGGCCCAGCGACAATTGCTCGGCTTCGTAGACAACTCCCATGCCGCCGCGCCCAAGCTCGCGGATGATGCGAAAATCTCCCAGCGCCGCGGGTAGCGCCACGGGACTCGAGTATGCGGCGTCGTCTCCCGGATTCAGCCGCAACCGCGGCGCTGCGGCCAGCACCAAGGCCAGACTATCCAAGCATGCCGCGAGCGCCGACGAAATATCCGAGTACCGGGCCAAGAACTCCTCGCGATCCGGAGGGTCGCCCGCCTCGATCGCGGCCACATACTCGTGCAAGGCGCGGGCAACCCGCGGGTCGTCCGGGCTGTCGTCGACGTAG includes these proteins:
- a CDS encoding fibronectin type III domain-containing protein, encoding MARQHRSRNSLVNKGRKGRVLRLEELEVRTLLTATATAHTDYIEIPAASSGISGYTPAQIKAAYGISSLSFGSTSADGTGQTIAIIDAYNDPNIASDLAAFDSAMGIAAPPSFKVVNQSGGSTLPGTDPSQGWEGEIALDVEWAHAIAPGANIVLVEANDASDANLFAAVNWARQQAAVSVISMSWGSDDSLANAANDQSLSSKYLVTPSGHQGITFVASSGDDGEPNFPAESPNVLAVGGTDLHLTSSGSITSETAWTPTTSGGQTWSGGGGVSQEFAGRDVPDVAYNAGVGMAVYDTYGPDHGWVSIGGTSAGAPQWAALIAIADQGRALAGSGTLNGASQTLAAIYAAPASDFHDITTGSTEFESAGTGYDLATGRGSPIANLLVPFLVSYGASGSTGGTGTTSSSPTAPTNFQASALSTTQISLSWSSSTNETGYRLYEQENGQSVLVGTYAAGVTSATISNLTAGTTYSFELVAYNSSSTAATSWVEATTQTATTTVSAPQNLTATATSTTSVQLSWTASAGATGYRVYEYVSGQAVQVASLGASATSTTISGLKPGGINYFFVTAYNSTSSAATSWVMAITPAATTVKVSAPTNVAATATSSTTAQVSWNAVTGATGYRVYEYEGGQAVQVASVAAGTTTATISGLTAGSTDYFYVSAYNSTSTASSGWASVVMPAAASLTAPSVTATATSATAGKLSWTAVAGATGYEVIYWNGIQAVLLGNFSATTTSVSISGMTAGSTNYFAVIAYNSTQSAASNWITLSTPTSNVAKLADIYFAQAATAANRPNWLL
- a CDS encoding serine/threonine-protein kinase is translated as MTSDANNMTRPDALDSNPRASYVDDSPDDPRVARALHEYVAAIEAGDPPDREEFLARYSDISSALAACLDSLALVLAAAPRLRLNPGDDAAYSSPVALPAALGDFRIIRELGRGGMGVVYEAEQLSLGRRVALKVLPFASALDSTRLQRFKNEAQAAAQLHHTNIVPVYAVGCERGVHFYAMQLIEGKTLSAVIVEMAHAARGENGQPGAVDARQTEDWVIVKAEGPSAAAAGARHRRPESPANPVKHDRDTAFAQDTAPFTGRRSAERKASRTSYFQTAARLGVQAAEALEHAHQMGVIHRDVKPGNLLLDERGKLWITDFGLAQFQAEGGLTLTGNLPGTIRYMSPEQATGKRVLLDHRTDIYSLGVTLYEMLTLTPAFDDSDGRVLVRQIAIAEPVSPRTIDPSIPLDLETILLKAMAKAPGDRYATAQAMADDLQRFLEHQPIQARRPSALDRLVKWARRHKPLVAAGILLLVITSVGFLASTILIAREHAKTKIAYQRVVEERAAAERSFLQARQAVDTFTQLGEEELVSKPSMYQLRRKFLETALDYYETFLERHRNDGAVQAELAASRQWVSKIIDELSALSSVRPLMLLTDERVQEELEIDPAQRPKVEALIDQLWSQRAETANDPQLNREQRQHELAETLRLHEMQITDVVGSARMKRLRQISLQQQGPFAFKRPEVIEVLALSTDQRKQIVDIIEKHAPHRRGGEMRDHPFPGGGGPPDWHDGPPPKPKMPKSARGSAAPQPRTGETSTAIAVDDGRVAFEVPLADDADDERSADERRDFERKSRFDHKPPFHDHYHDFGGGPGHGPPRSREISDTMKQTVVEILTVLSPTQLQAWQQLIGEAISFELHHSPEDAFLY